A single window of Bacteroides intestinalis DSM 17393 DNA harbors:
- a CDS encoding hybrid sensor histidine kinase/response regulator transcription factor, with amino-acid sequence MKHNRLFFFIAFWVCSITSFASVEATAYKFRTMSPEGGFYYDGVKAIEQDNAGFIWVMMDYELYRFDGYEYKKYHSYFASMDSTKRWILHNMASDSEGHLYVNTNNGIYMYDGVSDHFRRIFDAVSIVKTDKVDNLWVRHGNLWSILDVGTGELITPCHDEPTPTGSNLSLCTYNKDLYSFIGRKIYRFNHAGNKFEHCLTLPGSSREGIRFAAAHKGKMCVFIDKEGLYEIDLSTFKTENRYGPWNEFNANSLRAFHIDKNGKIWFGTIDRLYILDPVTRHLSAYQHSDTDPFSLPNNSVWTISEDRQSNIWIGTYSGKLCYVNLNENCIFQTFNTRNSGLSYVPVSAFAEDDRYLWIGTEGGGVNRMEKATRTFSSFANNDDVSFRNIKSLVIGPQRNLWISTFREGMDMYSPGQNRVVNYRNIPRDTTSLLVNNIRKTILEADSGVWVAYQYPVPQISYFSLNRKTFTHFSLDSIGNYAFLFDILRQGEKTLWAITNEALYRMDTHTYAVQKIVPDDSTYLGLFTFCLDDAGNIWIGTIGNGLVKFDTNTSTFTSLKEGMEEDIYSIYSICYTDGNVWMGTDQGLYCYNIAHNHLLNFDKQENTQGQVYYPLAAMKGKDGLLYFGGTNGFTIINPQGMSYNTYKPKAIISEFFINHRPVRPDYVLSDSIATVTLDYDQVNFGFRFSSDNYHILEKNRFRYRLRGYDDAWITTNARQRTVMYPKVPAGTYYFEVYAANNDGIWGDKPTIIKVVRKVAPWLSPIAYLLYLLIVLGIVFLVYRHYAEKKKLKLMLYQENIEKDKKEQIHQAQLRFFTNISHDFRTPLSLILAALDKLRRDGLKEYYYRILNGNVQRLLNLVNELMDFRTVENGKMRLELQPIDVNRMIQEIADDFMDYAAQHHIDFRVDCDKALPDELYADRSIVEKITMNLLNNAFKYTREHGSIFVEVKCGKDFHSEYKNSYTVGETNDEVFSIIVRDTGVGISGESISSVFERFYKVNTVNQDSHLGTGIGLALVKSLVLLHKGSITIYSERERGTDFIVSLPADSSLFSESDFVKCKDTAAEETITEGSTASAEEDSPAGIKDMEVEFVPSIKKKILIVEDNDDLRMLIAEALSEEFRVMQAADGLEALKLIAKEDFDLIVSDIMMPGKDGVSLCNELKGDVNTSHIPVILLTAKTSLESKIEGTDAGADLYFEKPIDLTYLNLAILNLFRNRHQLKEHYAKNHYADSSELSSNEQDAKFLKQLIAFIEENIDQSQMDVNLIAEQLMMSRSKLYAKVKSLTGKSVVEFVLHCRLRKAAKLIIEENITMREVMMQIGIESQAYFTNAFKKVFGETPTAFAAKHKSAHH; translated from the coding sequence ATGAAACATAACCGGCTGTTTTTCTTCATCGCCTTTTGGGTCTGTTCGATAACCAGCTTCGCCTCTGTTGAAGCCACTGCCTACAAGTTCCGAACCATGTCGCCCGAAGGAGGCTTCTACTACGACGGTGTAAAGGCCATTGAGCAAGACAACGCAGGGTTCATCTGGGTAATGATGGACTACGAACTTTACCGTTTCGACGGCTACGAGTACAAGAAATACCATTCCTACTTTGCCTCGATGGACTCTACGAAAAGATGGATACTGCACAACATGGCATCCGATTCCGAGGGGCATCTGTACGTCAACACCAACAACGGTATCTATATGTACGACGGGGTGAGCGACCACTTCCGGAGGATATTCGATGCCGTGTCTATCGTGAAAACCGACAAAGTCGATAACCTTTGGGTTAGGCATGGCAATCTCTGGAGCATACTCGACGTCGGTACCGGCGAACTCATCACCCCTTGTCACGATGAGCCGACGCCTACCGGCAGTAACCTCTCTTTGTGCACCTACAACAAGGACCTCTACAGCTTTATCGGCCGCAAGATTTACCGCTTCAACCATGCTGGAAATAAGTTCGAGCACTGCCTTACCTTGCCCGGTTCCAGCCGTGAAGGCATCCGCTTCGCTGCAGCGCACAAGGGCAAGATGTGCGTTTTCATAGACAAAGAGGGTCTGTACGAAATAGACCTTTCCACTTTCAAGACGGAAAACCGGTATGGTCCTTGGAACGAGTTCAACGCTAACTCGTTGCGTGCCTTTCACATTGACAAGAACGGCAAGATATGGTTCGGAACCATCGATAGGCTCTACATCCTGGACCCTGTCACCCGCCACTTGTCAGCCTATCAGCATTCGGACACCGACCCCTTCAGCCTGCCCAATAATTCCGTATGGACCATAAGCGAAGACCGTCAGTCCAACATCTGGATAGGTACCTACTCCGGCAAGCTGTGCTACGTTAACCTGAATGAGAACTGCATATTTCAAACTTTCAACACCCGCAACAGCGGCCTGAGCTACGTGCCTGTGAGTGCCTTCGCCGAAGACGACCGCTATCTCTGGATAGGCACCGAGGGAGGGGGAGTGAACCGCATGGAGAAAGCCACCCGCACGTTCAGTTCCTTTGCCAATAATGATGACGTTTCGTTCCGCAATATCAAATCTCTTGTCATCGGTCCCCAACGTAACCTCTGGATATCCACTTTCCGTGAGGGAATGGATATGTATAGCCCCGGCCAGAACCGGGTAGTGAACTACCGTAACATCCCCCGGGATACTACCTCGCTGTTAGTGAACAACATACGCAAAACCATCCTCGAAGCAGACTCAGGCGTATGGGTGGCCTATCAGTATCCTGTGCCCCAAATATCCTACTTCTCCCTCAACCGCAAGACTTTTACCCACTTCAGCCTGGACAGTATCGGAAATTATGCTTTCCTGTTCGACATCCTTCGCCAGGGCGAAAAGACCCTCTGGGCTATCACCAACGAAGCTCTCTACCGCATGGACACCCACACATACGCTGTGCAGAAGATAGTGCCCGACGACTCCACCTATCTGGGGCTGTTCACTTTTTGCCTGGATGATGCGGGCAACATCTGGATAGGCACTATCGGCAACGGGTTAGTGAAGTTTGATACCAACACCTCCACCTTCACCTCGCTCAAGGAGGGTATGGAGGAAGATATCTACTCCATCTACTCTATCTGCTACACCGACGGCAACGTGTGGATGGGCACCGATCAAGGGCTTTACTGCTATAACATAGCCCATAACCACTTGCTCAACTTTGACAAGCAGGAAAACACGCAAGGACAGGTGTACTATCCGTTGGCGGCCATGAAGGGCAAAGACGGGCTGCTTTACTTCGGGGGTACTAACGGTTTCACCATTATCAACCCGCAAGGAATGTCCTACAACACATACAAGCCCAAGGCCATTATTTCCGAATTCTTCATCAACCATCGCCCCGTGCGCCCCGACTATGTGCTCAGCGATTCCATTGCCACCGTTACACTGGACTACGACCAAGTGAACTTCGGCTTCCGTTTCTCTTCGGACAATTACCACATTCTGGAGAAGAACCGCTTCCGATACCGCCTCCGGGGTTACGATGATGCCTGGATTACCACCAACGCCCGGCAGCGCACGGTGATGTACCCTAAAGTGCCGGCCGGTACCTACTACTTCGAGGTGTACGCTGCCAACAACGACGGCATCTGGGGTGACAAACCTACCATCATAAAAGTCGTGCGCAAAGTAGCCCCTTGGCTCAGTCCCATAGCCTACCTGCTCTACCTGCTCATCGTGCTGGGCATCGTCTTCCTCGTTTACCGCCACTACGCTGAAAAGAAAAAGCTTAAGCTGATGCTCTATCAGGAGAACATCGAGAAAGATAAAAAGGAGCAGATACACCAGGCACAGCTACGCTTCTTCACCAACATATCACACGACTTCCGAACACCGCTCTCCCTCATATTGGCAGCCTTGGATAAGTTGCGCCGAGACGGGCTGAAGGAGTACTATTACCGCATACTGAACGGAAATGTGCAGCGGCTGCTCAATTTAGTGAACGAATTGATGGACTTCCGCACGGTAGAGAACGGCAAGATGCGCCTGGAACTGCAACCGATAGACGTGAACCGGATGATACAGGAAATTGCCGACGACTTCATGGACTATGCTGCACAGCACCACATAGACTTCCGTGTAGATTGCGACAAGGCATTGCCCGACGAACTTTACGCCGACAGGAGCATCGTGGAGAAAATCACTATGAACCTATTGAACAATGCCTTCAAATACACCCGGGAGCACGGAAGCATCTTTGTAGAAGTGAAGTGCGGGAAAGATTTCCATTCCGAGTACAAAAACAGCTATACGGTGGGCGAGACAAATGACGAGGTTTTTTCCATCATCGTGCGAGATACGGGCGTAGGTATTTCAGGCGAGTCCATCAGCAGTGTGTTCGAGCGATTCTATAAAGTGAATACGGTGAACCAGGATTCGCACTTGGGCACGGGCATCGGGCTGGCACTTGTCAAGAGCTTGGTGCTGTTGCACAAAGGCAGCATCACCATCTACAGTGAAAGAGAACGGGGTACCGACTTCATCGTGAGCCTGCCTGCTGACAGCAGCCTCTTTAGCGAATCCGATTTTGTGAAGTGCAAGGACACGGCGGCGGAAGAAACGATAACGGAAGGTTCCACCGCTTCTGCAGAGGAAGACTCGCCCGCCGGCATCAAAGATATGGAAGTGGAGTTCGTGCCTTCCATCAAGAAGAAGATATTGATAGTGGAGGATAATGACGACCTGCGGATGCTGATTGCCGAAGCCTTGTCCGAGGAATTCCGGGTAATGCAGGCTGCTGACGGATTGGAAGCACTGAAGCTGATAGCCAAGGAGGACTTCGATCTGATAGTGAGCGATATCATGATGCCCGGCAAAGATGGCGTGTCACTGTGCAACGAACTGAAGGGCGATGTGAATACCTCGCACATCCCTGTCATCCTGCTCACCGCCAAAACCAGTCTCGAAAGCAAAATAGAGGGAACGGACGCCGGAGCCGATCTATACTTTGAGAAGCCGATAGACCTGACCTATCTCAACCTTGCCATCCTCAACCTTTTCCGGAACCGCCACCAACTCAAGGAGCACTACGCCAAGAACCATTATGCCGACAGTAGTGAACTCTCTTCCAACGAGCAGGATGCCAAGTTCCTCAAACAACTGATAGCCTTCATTGAGGAGAACATAGACCAGTCGCAGATGGACGTCAACCTCATAGCCGAGCAACTGATGATGAGCCGGAGCAAGTTGTATGCAAAGGTGAAGAGCCTGACGGGGAAATCTGTTGTAGAGTTCGTGTTGCATTGCCGTCTGCGTAAAGCCGCCAAGCTGATTATCGAAGAAAACATAACCATGCGCGAGGTAATGATGCAGATAGGAATAGAGAGCCAGGCGTACTTTACCAATGCTTTCAAAAAAGTGTTCGGCGAAACGCCTACAGCCTTTGCCGCCAAGCACAAAAGCGCGCATCATTAG
- a CDS encoding discoidin domain-containing protein, translated as MNPKDATDSGVTYSSEDETVATVDANGVVTITGQVGETTNITVTANDRGKQSATARVKVAAEAPLYVAFPYSADKWKVSSNVETQEGDILALFDGKNSTFWVPKIGKRPLYDVVAYLDLDLGQVIKFGQFGYMHRSLNYAWLQCHTFKLEAKKEAADAWTDLGNFETEALKVEDYQLFEVDPIEVQYIRLTFIKGHLRPGSGSWGEYSESGSVCVGDVQVSIYNR; from the coding sequence GTGAATCCTAAAGACGCTACAGACAGCGGAGTGACATATTCATCGGAAGACGAAACAGTGGCAACGGTAGACGCCAACGGCGTGGTTACCATCACGGGCCAAGTGGGCGAAACCACCAACATCACCGTAACGGCCAATGACCGGGGCAAGCAATCGGCCACCGCCCGGGTGAAGGTGGCAGCCGAGGCGCCGCTCTATGTGGCATTCCCATACTCCGCTGACAAGTGGAAAGTTTCCAGTAATGTGGAAACACAGGAGGGAGATATTCTGGCTCTTTTCGATGGAAAGAATTCCACTTTCTGGGTGCCGAAGATCGGTAAACGTCCGCTCTACGACGTGGTAGCCTATTTGGACCTTGACTTGGGGCAGGTGATTAAGTTCGGACAGTTCGGCTACATGCACCGCAGTTTAAACTACGCCTGGTTGCAGTGTCACACCTTTAAGCTGGAAGCAAAGAAGGAGGCGGCAGATGCATGGACGGATCTGGGTAATTTTGAAACCGAAGCACTGAAGGTGGAAGATTACCAGTTGTTTGAGGTGGACCCTATAGAAGTGCAATATATCAGACTTACCTTCATCAAGGGGCACCTGAGACCCGGAAGCGGCTCATGGGGCGAGTATTCCGAATCGGGAAGCGTGTGCGTAGGTGACGTTCAGGTATCGATTTACAACAGATAG
- a CDS encoding SusC/RagA family TonB-linked outer membrane protein, whose product MKDAKVLIRDWNRHQCLMLFLCLFFLSAGVAPTAHAASEVTMGVDQELRITGVVKDTSGETMIGVTVMVKGTGTGAITDIDGKYSVTVPGSKSVLSFSFVGYTTKEVTVGNQKTINVTLSEDSKMIDEVVVIGFQSQKKGNLTASVASVGAETLENRPVANIGQALQGLVPGLNVSIDGGDPNKVPALNIRGATTFRQRGTSNDDKNKFDVVSGSPLILLDGVEITATDLNQLNPNDIDNMSFLKDASAAAIYGTRATFGVVLVTTKGGTFNQKAKIEYSYNLAFDQPYELPDILDSYHIYKAGLDKKLWTGDITEYSQHDKDMLDHMMAYINDPKNNKPYFMEGEAIQWVGNTNPYKELVKDWTPTQKHNLSISGGGERMSYYISLGMQDQKGMYEIRTDKLKRYNAMLSLNAKVTDWFNVGAKASYNVFDYDSPTQQTDGMNLWSYAKSYYPENYIYQPVLTGPDDPLPNHPTENTVSYLYANGRNITSRRKTILSLSPEFIILPKILKVKADLSVTPTTYQREKTHPMQERVNTSWTALENRWATENTGYIERSSTDQYSINVYADYNQTFAQKHNVSALIGFNQEQEKYAYSSISLVKMIDPYILNPTLVEDVTANTSGNGHHEISARALFGRIMYNYMSKYLIEVDARYDGSSKFPKDSRYQFFPTVSLGWRISEEKFMDWSKSWLDNFKVRASWGRLGSQPSKNYPYQSVFNIESGYFLFDGTRYPTGITTPSLTNPSLTWEKSTTKNLGFDFIFLQNRLSFTADIFERKVTDILIPGGKEYPALIGDDNLPLENAGVLKTTGFELQAKWSDKLANGLRYSVGVALSDDKAKVVSYPSNPTNSIGDGKLYKGFTVGDIWGYETGGILQEGDFDGVGANGKPLYHGPYFKGGQAYPGYVWYQDLNHDGVITGGLGTVDNPGDRKVIGNNAPRYRYNITANVQYKGFDLDVMFQGVGKRDYWLSSSSSYWGGGAGSWETYNDSWTPERTNAKFPMYGYGLGSYTQSGYLLDASYIKLKQVILGYTFPKNMINKIGLEKLRLNIAAYNLFTISDVPKYYDSDYISDAYPPKRTFSVGIQVGF is encoded by the coding sequence ATGAAAGATGCAAAAGTATTAATTAGAGATTGGAATAGACATCAATGTTTGATGTTATTCTTATGCTTATTCTTTTTGTCTGCAGGAGTTGCCCCAACGGCACATGCCGCTTCGGAAGTCACGATGGGCGTTGACCAGGAACTGCGGATTACGGGGGTGGTAAAAGACACCAGTGGTGAAACAATGATTGGAGTGACGGTAATGGTAAAAGGGACCGGTACCGGAGCTATCACCGACATTGATGGCAAATACAGTGTGACTGTGCCCGGCAGCAAGAGTGTGCTGTCATTCTCCTTCGTAGGATATACCACAAAAGAAGTGACTGTCGGTAATCAGAAGACTATCAATGTTACTTTATCCGAAGATTCCAAAATGATAGATGAGGTAGTAGTCATCGGTTTCCAGTCCCAGAAGAAAGGAAACCTGACGGCTTCCGTGGCTTCCGTAGGAGCAGAAACGCTGGAGAACCGGCCGGTGGCTAATATCGGTCAGGCACTGCAAGGCTTAGTGCCGGGACTGAACGTCAGCATCGACGGCGGCGATCCCAATAAAGTTCCCGCACTGAACATCCGCGGTGCCACCACTTTCCGCCAGCGTGGTACCTCGAACGACGATAAGAACAAGTTCGATGTAGTTTCAGGATCACCACTCATCCTGTTGGACGGTGTAGAGATTACCGCAACGGATCTGAACCAGTTGAACCCTAACGACATCGACAATATGTCGTTCTTGAAAGATGCCTCGGCAGCTGCCATTTATGGTACAAGAGCTACTTTCGGTGTGGTATTGGTGACTACCAAGGGGGGAACATTCAATCAGAAAGCCAAGATAGAGTATTCTTACAATCTGGCTTTCGACCAACCCTATGAGTTGCCCGATATCTTGGACTCCTATCATATATATAAGGCCGGATTGGACAAGAAACTATGGACAGGCGACATCACCGAGTATTCCCAGCACGACAAAGACATGCTGGATCACATGATGGCCTACATAAACGATCCCAAGAACAACAAGCCTTATTTCATGGAAGGCGAAGCCATTCAGTGGGTAGGCAACACCAACCCTTACAAAGAATTGGTGAAGGACTGGACGCCGACCCAGAAGCACAACCTCTCCATAAGCGGAGGAGGCGAACGAATGAGCTACTACATCTCCTTAGGTATGCAAGACCAAAAGGGAATGTACGAAATAAGGACCGACAAGCTGAAACGCTACAATGCCATGCTCAGCCTGAACGCCAAGGTGACCGATTGGTTCAATGTAGGCGCCAAAGCTTCCTACAATGTGTTCGACTACGACTCGCCAACGCAGCAGACGGATGGTATGAACCTCTGGTCGTACGCCAAATCCTACTATCCGGAGAATTACATCTACCAGCCGGTATTGACCGGTCCGGACGATCCTTTGCCCAATCACCCTACCGAAAATACGGTGAGCTATCTGTATGCCAACGGGCGTAACATTACCTCCAGGCGGAAGACTATCCTCTCCCTTAGCCCTGAATTTATCATTCTGCCCAAGATATTGAAAGTAAAGGCCGACCTTTCCGTGACGCCCACCACCTATCAGAGGGAGAAGACGCACCCGATGCAGGAACGCGTAAACACTTCGTGGACGGCCCTTGAAAACCGTTGGGCTACGGAGAACACAGGCTATATAGAGCGTAGCAGTACGGATCAATACTCCATCAACGTATACGCCGATTACAACCAGACCTTTGCCCAGAAGCACAACGTGTCTGCCCTGATAGGCTTTAACCAGGAGCAAGAGAAGTACGCCTATTCTTCCATTTCGCTGGTGAAGATGATAGACCCGTACATTCTGAACCCCACGTTGGTGGAAGACGTAACGGCTAATACTTCCGGCAATGGCCACCACGAGATCAGCGCGCGCGCCTTGTTCGGCCGTATCATGTACAACTACATGAGCAAGTATCTGATAGAAGTAGATGCCCGCTATGACGGTAGTTCCAAGTTCCCGAAAGACTCGCGCTACCAGTTCTTCCCCACCGTTTCGCTGGGATGGAGAATATCGGAAGAAAAGTTTATGGACTGGTCGAAGAGCTGGTTGGACAATTTCAAAGTAAGAGCCTCCTGGGGGCGTTTGGGCAGCCAGCCGAGCAAAAATTATCCGTATCAATCCGTGTTCAACATAGAGTCGGGATACTTCTTGTTTGACGGTACGCGCTATCCTACGGGTATTACTACCCCTTCGCTGACTAACCCCAGCCTTACGTGGGAAAAATCGACGACGAAGAATTTAGGCTTCGACTTCATATTCCTGCAAAACCGCCTCTCGTTTACTGCCGATATTTTTGAACGCAAGGTGACAGACATTCTGATTCCCGGCGGAAAGGAATATCCGGCTTTGATTGGTGACGATAATCTACCGCTTGAAAATGCGGGTGTATTGAAAACTACCGGTTTTGAACTGCAGGCCAAATGGTCGGATAAACTTGCCAACGGACTGAGATACAGTGTGGGTGTAGCCCTGTCGGATGATAAAGCTAAGGTAGTGAGTTATCCCTCCAACCCGACGAACTCCATCGGAGACGGTAAGCTGTACAAAGGATTTACCGTAGGAGACATCTGGGGATACGAGACCGGAGGCATTCTGCAAGAAGGTGACTTCGACGGTGTGGGTGCTAATGGAAAGCCCTTGTATCACGGTCCTTATTTCAAAGGCGGGCAGGCATATCCGGGATATGTATGGTATCAGGATTTGAACCACGACGGTGTGATCACCGGTGGCTTGGGTACCGTAGACAATCCGGGTGACCGGAAAGTGATTGGTAACAACGCGCCCCGTTACCGCTACAACATTACGGCCAACGTGCAGTACAAAGGCTTCGACTTGGACGTGATGTTCCAAGGCGTGGGCAAGAGAGACTACTGGCTGTCGTCCAGTTCCAGCTACTGGGGCGGTGGAGCAGGCTCGTGGGAAACCTACAATGACTCGTGGACGCCCGAAAGGACGAATGCCAAGTTCCCGATGTATGGATATGGTCTGGGCAGTTATACTCAAAGCGGTTATTTGCTCGATGCTTCCTATATCAAGCTGAAACAGGTGATTCTGGGTTACACCTTCCCAAAAAACATGATAAACAAGATAGGGCTGGAGAAGCTGAGGCTGAATATAGCTGCTTATAACTTGTTCACCATCTCGGATGTGCCCAAGTATTACGACTCGGATTACATATCCGATGCATATCCTCCCAAACGGACATTCAGCGTAGGTATTCAAGTAGGTTTTTAA
- a CDS encoding RagB/SusD family nutrient uptake outer membrane protein, which yields MKKYSIITLLAALMMPFGACNDDFMQRDPIDQMADGTFFVKEADLKLYLEGIYRYYVYGHGVSGTNNTSHDKGFLAVKAGSQIIFGDAFSDNTVYAGGIDAKLGGTYDTPTSASKNFDAPWQWEKLRKVNYFLNNYGKVGDPENLTWYAAQAYFFKAWDYYIKLVALGEVPWLDKELDTSSPELYGTRMPRAELVDKILECFDFAIQHLEDNSNSCGYINQDMALFLKSRFCLFEGTFRKYHTELNMTASANDMLKLSRDAAKAIIDKNRYSLFVHPTAKDSYWQLFVQKGSPETEGNNETILSRVYDGVKLGHDNPRYWGFNNHTRYCMGAPLCMIEDYLCEDGRPIYLSGTEGNYEQNPLFKGYDGMWEELNNRDPRLTQTICRPGEYATVLDYDNNNYGIEKSGVIYPMITHDTGGGSPMKMYNSTVTGYRFIKHWMPEIEQWVANAKGVQTAHMFRYGELLLIYAEARAELGEITDEDLEITVNALRKRAGFDFNKYPGAKLTLSNIPADPRLDAIYARTLDYSVSPIIREIRRERRVETMMEGMRYEDLMRWKAGKLFTVPVRGMKMTKEKIELYSKNRNGETYKDFPYKVTVPIGEIGNKVIVDSDGFIIPYPTSTTVINGVRPWDDKRYYYPIPLNEMLMNPELKQNPGWKDINR from the coding sequence ATGAAAAAATATTCAATAATAACTTTGCTCGCGGCCTTGATGATGCCTTTCGGGGCTTGTAACGATGACTTCATGCAGCGAGATCCGATAGATCAGATGGCGGACGGCACGTTCTTCGTAAAAGAGGCTGACCTGAAGTTATACTTAGAAGGTATTTACAGATACTATGTATATGGACACGGTGTTTCCGGAACCAACAATACGTCGCACGACAAGGGTTTCCTTGCTGTGAAAGCCGGTAGCCAGATTATTTTCGGCGACGCCTTCAGTGACAACACGGTGTATGCGGGCGGCATCGACGCCAAGTTGGGCGGTACGTACGACACGCCTACATCGGCCTCCAAGAACTTTGACGCACCCTGGCAATGGGAGAAGCTGCGCAAGGTGAACTATTTCCTGAACAATTATGGAAAAGTGGGCGACCCCGAGAATCTTACATGGTACGCCGCTCAGGCTTACTTCTTCAAGGCGTGGGATTACTATATCAAGCTGGTAGCTTTGGGTGAAGTGCCCTGGCTGGACAAAGAACTGGACACAAGCTCGCCCGAGCTGTACGGAACCCGCATGCCACGTGCTGAATTGGTGGATAAGATACTGGAATGTTTCGACTTCGCTATTCAACATTTGGAGGATAATTCCAATTCATGCGGATACATCAATCAAGATATGGCCTTGTTCCTGAAGTCACGCTTCTGCCTCTTCGAGGGAACCTTCCGGAAGTACCACACAGAACTGAACATGACCGCTTCGGCAAACGATATGCTCAAATTGAGCCGCGATGCCGCCAAGGCAATCATCGACAAGAACAGATATTCGCTCTTCGTACACCCCACCGCCAAGGACTCGTATTGGCAACTGTTTGTACAGAAAGGTTCGCCCGAGACGGAAGGTAACAACGAAACTATCCTCTCACGCGTATACGACGGCGTGAAGCTGGGACACGACAATCCGCGCTACTGGGGATTCAACAACCACACGCGCTACTGCATGGGCGCTCCACTCTGCATGATTGAGGACTACTTATGCGAAGACGGACGTCCCATCTATCTGAGCGGTACGGAAGGTAACTACGAGCAGAACCCCTTATTCAAGGGCTATGACGGCATGTGGGAAGAACTGAACAACCGCGACCCCCGCCTGACACAGACGATCTGCCGACCGGGCGAATACGCCACCGTGCTCGACTATGACAACAACAACTACGGAATCGAGAAGTCCGGTGTCATCTATCCCATGATTACGCACGACACGGGGGGCGGCTCACCCATGAAGATGTACAACTCCACGGTAACCGGTTATCGCTTCATCAAACATTGGATGCCCGAAATTGAACAGTGGGTAGCCAATGCCAAAGGTGTGCAAACCGCTCACATGTTCCGCTACGGAGAGCTGCTGCTGATTTATGCGGAAGCAAGAGCCGAATTGGGCGAGATTACCGATGAAGACCTGGAAATCACCGTGAACGCCTTGCGCAAAAGAGCAGGCTTTGACTTTAATAAGTACCCCGGTGCCAAGTTGACCTTATCTAATATCCCGGCCGATCCCCGCTTGGACGCTATCTATGCACGGACACTCGATTATTCCGTTTCGCCCATCATCCGCGAAATACGCCGCGAACGCCGCGTGGAAACCATGATGGAAGGCATGCGCTACGAAGACCTGATGAGATGGAAAGCTGGCAAGCTGTTCACCGTGCCCGTGAGAGGTATGAAGATGACCAAGGAGAAGATAGAACTGTATAGCAAGAACCGCAACGGTGAAACCTATAAAGACTTCCCTTACAAAGTAACGGTGCCCATAGGCGAAATAGGTAACAAGGTAATTGTGGATAGCGACGGCTTCATCATTCCTTATCCTACATCGACCACCGTCATCAACGGAGTAAGGCCGTGGGACGATAAGCGCTACTACTATCCCATACCGCTGAACGAGATGCTGATGAATCCGGAGTTGAAACAAAATCCGGGTTGGAAAGACATTAACAGATAA
- a CDS encoding FKBP-type peptidyl-prolyl cis-trans isomerase, translating to METVENKYITVAYKLYAIEDGEKDFTEEATAEHPFQFISGLGLTLESFEDQVKDLKAGDKFDFTIACADAYGDFDEEHVIDLPKQIFEVDGKFDNERIVAGNVVPLMTSEGQRINGTVQEIKADVVVMDMNHPLAGCDLNFVGEVIESRPATNEELAEIARMMSGGGCSCGCDSCGDNCGDGCGDHDHEGCGCNH from the coding sequence ATGGAAACAGTAGAAAACAAGTACATTACCGTAGCTTATAAATTATACGCTATAGAAGATGGTGAGAAAGATTTCACCGAAGAAGCCACCGCAGAACACCCTTTCCAATTCATTTCCGGTCTTGGTCTGACTTTAGAGTCTTTCGAGGATCAGGTGAAAGACCTGAAAGCAGGTGATAAGTTCGATTTCACAATCGCTTGTGCAGATGCTTACGGTGACTTTGACGAAGAACATGTAATCGACCTTCCGAAGCAAATCTTTGAAGTAGACGGTAAGTTCGATAACGAACGTATTGTAGCCGGTAATGTAGTGCCTTTGATGACCTCTGAAGGTCAACGTATCAACGGAACCGTACAAGAAATAAAAGCAGACGTAGTGGTAATGGATATGAATCACCCCTTGGCAGGTTGCGACCTGAACTTTGTAGGTGAAGTAATAGAAAGCCGCCCGGCAACCAATGAAGAATTAGCTGAAATCGCTCGTATGATGAGCGGTGGTGGATGTAGTTGCGGTTGCGATAGCTGTGGTGACAATTGCGGCGACGGATGCGGCGATCACGATCATGAAGGATGTGGATGCAATCATTAA